A genomic segment from Gilvibacter sp. SZ-19 encodes:
- a CDS encoding UDP-N-acetylmuramoyl-L-alanyl-D-glutamate--2,6-diaminopimelate ligase has protein sequence MIKLKDLLYKVSLDSVVGGTDVAVNTVAFDSRKIGLNDVFVAIRGTQVDGHDYITKATHAGAIAIVCEQLPKDVVNGVTYAVVADANAALAQIAANYYNEPSAELQLIGVTGTNGKTTVASLLYELYRKAGYKVGLLSTVVVKVDQQDFPATHTTPDPLAINGYLRQMVDAGVDYCFMEVSSHGIHQKRTEGLQFKGGIFTNLTHDHLDYHNSFKEYRDVKKAFFDQLPKDAFALTNLDDKNGRYMLQNCVAKKHGYALKSIADYKAQLLEHQFSGMLLKINNAELWVKLIGEFNAYNLLAIYATADLLGMDSMENLQYISELESVSGRFQYFTNQQQVTAIVDYAHTPDALKNVLETINAIRTGNEQLITVVGCGGDRDADKRPKMGMIAAAMSTTAIFTSDNPRSEDPDAIIEAMEKGVEPQHFKRTLSITDRKQAIKTATKMANANDIILIAGKGHEAYQEIKGERFDFDDYKIIHQLLTN, from the coding sequence GTGATCAAACTCAAGGATTTACTCTATAAGGTTTCTCTCGATTCAGTGGTCGGGGGGACAGATGTGGCGGTAAATACTGTCGCCTTTGATTCGCGTAAGATCGGTTTGAACGATGTGTTCGTAGCCATCCGCGGAACCCAGGTAGACGGTCATGACTATATTACCAAAGCAACACATGCTGGAGCTATTGCGATAGTCTGTGAGCAGCTGCCTAAGGATGTGGTCAATGGCGTTACTTACGCGGTTGTTGCCGATGCCAATGCCGCTTTGGCCCAGATCGCGGCCAACTATTACAACGAACCATCCGCAGAACTGCAACTCATAGGAGTAACCGGTACCAATGGAAAGACCACGGTAGCAAGTTTGCTCTATGAGCTGTATCGCAAGGCGGGATATAAAGTTGGGCTGCTTTCTACGGTGGTGGTCAAAGTTGATCAGCAGGATTTCCCCGCAACGCATACCACGCCAGACCCCTTGGCGATCAATGGATATTTGCGCCAAATGGTCGATGCAGGAGTAGACTATTGCTTTATGGAAGTAAGCAGTCACGGAATCCATCAGAAGCGAACCGAAGGCTTACAGTTCAAAGGTGGGATCTTTACAAACCTGACCCATGATCACTTGGATTATCACAACAGTTTCAAAGAGTATCGGGATGTAAAAAAGGCCTTCTTTGATCAGTTGCCCAAGGATGCTTTTGCGCTTACCAATCTAGACGATAAGAACGGACGCTATATGCTGCAGAACTGTGTGGCCAAAAAACACGGTTATGCCTTGAAATCCATAGCCGATTATAAAGCACAACTCTTGGAGCATCAGTTCAGTGGCATGTTGCTCAAAATAAATAATGCAGAGCTATGGGTTAAACTCATTGGAGAATTCAATGCTTATAATCTCTTGGCTATTTATGCTACTGCGGATCTGTTGGGGATGGACTCCATGGAAAACCTGCAGTATATCAGTGAGTTGGAGAGTGTTTCTGGCCGATTCCAGTATTTCACCAATCAGCAGCAAGTGACAGCCATAGTGGATTATGCGCACACACCCGATGCCTTAAAGAATGTCTTGGAAACCATCAATGCTATCAGAACCGGAAACGAGCAACTCATTACCGTAGTAGGTTGTGGTGGCGATAGAGATGCAGACAAGCGACCCAAAATGGGAATGATCGCTGCAGCCATGAGCACCACTGCCATCTTTACCAGTGATAACCCGAGAAGCGAAGATCCGGACGCCATTATTGAAGCCATGGAAAAGGGCGTAGAACCACAGCACTTTAAGAGAACCCTATCGATCACAGATAGAAAACAAGCTATAAAGACAGCCACTAAAATGGCCAACGCTAACGACATTATACTTATTGCCGGTAAGGGGCATGAGGCCTATCAAGAGATCAAAGGTGAACGCTTTGATTTTGACGATTATAAGATCATCCATCAACTACTAACTAACTAA
- a CDS encoding penicillin-binding protein — MAVNEKHILSRLYFVAGALFVFALLITIQLVKIQFVEGDQYRELAQENTLKNFVIPANRGNVYADDGSLLATSVPKYEIRFDAVTVSNAVFEENLVPLSKELAKMLGKTPAYYQQRLRKARQNKNRYLLIARNLGYSDYVKIKGFPMFEKGPFKGGIIVDQSTRREHPLGEVGRRTIGYERTDENGFITRIGLEGAYGSFLRGKEGRRMKQKIAKGQWKPLSDDNEIEPQDGFDVVTTINVNIQDIAHHALLRQLEYYEAEHGCVIVMDVKTGAIKAVSNLGRTSDGKYYEAYNYAVGEAHEPGSTFKVMAFAAALEDQVIDTSTVVETGRGAYTFYGRRIRDSKTGGYGTISAARALEVSSNIGLARLIDENYKDDPERFIKILEGWNLDKPIGISIQGEGSPDMPKPGNSKWSRNALPSMAYGYGLTLTPLQTLTFYNAIANDGVMVKPYFISEVRTWNRAIETFEPEVINPAICSKSTISKVQAVLENVVKRGTGDGLYSDYFSMAGKTGTAQTEYWESDWEENKRYISSFAGYFPADDPKYSCIVIIHKPSTKKGYYGADVSGPVFKRIAQKIYTDVPVMDEVKILDEPSQQVAGDFEKYYAMAQKAAKQVPNVKGMAGMDAVALLENMGLEVILIGNGNVIQQSIDSGTSFREGQKITLTLS, encoded by the coding sequence ATGGCCGTTAACGAAAAACACATACTCAGTCGTTTGTACTTCGTTGCCGGGGCCTTGTTTGTATTTGCCCTACTCATCACTATACAATTGGTCAAGATCCAATTTGTAGAAGGAGATCAATATCGCGAGCTGGCACAAGAGAATACCTTGAAGAATTTTGTGATCCCGGCCAATCGCGGAAATGTTTATGCCGACGACGGCAGTTTGCTCGCAACTTCGGTACCTAAATACGAGATCCGTTTTGATGCAGTGACCGTGTCCAATGCTGTTTTTGAGGAGAACTTGGTGCCGCTGTCCAAAGAACTGGCCAAAATGTTGGGCAAAACCCCAGCATATTATCAACAACGCTTGCGCAAGGCGCGTCAAAATAAGAACAGATACCTATTGATAGCACGCAATTTGGGTTATTCCGATTATGTGAAGATAAAAGGCTTTCCGATGTTCGAAAAGGGGCCGTTCAAAGGTGGTATCATCGTAGATCAAAGTACCCGAAGAGAACATCCGCTTGGTGAGGTAGGGCGCAGAACCATTGGTTATGAGCGCACGGACGAGAACGGCTTTATAACCAGAATTGGACTAGAAGGAGCCTACGGATCCTTTTTAAGAGGTAAGGAGGGGCGTCGTATGAAGCAGAAGATTGCCAAAGGGCAATGGAAGCCTTTGAGCGATGACAACGAGATAGAGCCTCAGGATGGCTTTGACGTGGTGACCACGATCAACGTAAATATTCAAGATATAGCGCATCACGCCTTGTTGCGTCAGTTGGAATACTACGAAGCGGAGCACGGTTGTGTGATCGTGATGGATGTCAAGACCGGGGCAATTAAAGCCGTCTCCAATCTTGGGCGAACCTCAGACGGAAAATATTACGAAGCCTACAATTATGCTGTAGGCGAGGCGCACGAGCCAGGGTCTACTTTTAAAGTAATGGCTTTCGCAGCAGCCTTAGAAGATCAAGTGATCGATACCTCGACGGTTGTAGAGACTGGCCGAGGCGCTTATACTTTTTACGGCAGACGCATTCGCGATTCAAAAACGGGAGGATACGGAACTATTTCTGCGGCACGCGCCTTGGAGGTGTCTTCTAACATCGGATTGGCCAGACTTATCGATGAGAACTACAAGGACGATCCGGAGCGATTCATTAAGATCTTGGAAGGCTGGAACTTGGACAAGCCAATCGGTATCAGCATCCAAGGAGAAGGGAGTCCGGACATGCCTAAGCCCGGAAATTCCAAGTGGAGTAGAAACGCCTTGCCTTCTATGGCGTATGGCTATGGTCTTACCTTGACACCGCTTCAGACCTTAACCTTTTACAACGCCATTGCAAACGATGGGGTAATGGTAAAGCCTTATTTCATCTCCGAAGTGCGTACCTGGAATCGCGCTATAGAAACCTTTGAACCAGAAGTGATCAACCCAGCTATTTGCTCCAAATCTACCATTTCTAAGGTACAAGCAGTTCTGGAGAATGTTGTTAAACGCGGAACCGGCGACGGTCTTTACAGCGACTACTTCTCCATGGCCGGAAAAACAGGGACCGCCCAAACCGAATACTGGGAATCTGATTGGGAAGAGAACAAACGTTATATCTCTTCTTTTGCAGGTTACTTTCCCGCAGATGATCCGAAGTATTCTTGTATAGTGATCATTCATAAACCGAGTACTAAAAAAGGTTACTACGGAGCCGATGTATCTGGACCGGTCTTTAAGCGCATTGCTCAAAAGATCTATACAGACGTTCCTGTAATGGATGAGGTGAAAATACTGGATGAACCCAGCCAACAAGTAGCCGGAGATTTCGAAAAATATTATGCCATGGCCCAAAAAGCGGCCAAACAAGTACCCAATGTAAAGGGTATGGCGGGCATGGATGCAGTTGCATTATTGGAGAATATGGGCTTGGAAGTAATACTGATAGGCAATGGAAATGTGATTCAGCAATCCATAGACAGTGGTACAAGCTTTAGAGAAGGACAAAAAATAACCCTGACATTATCGTGA
- a CDS encoding FtsL-like putative cell division protein: MKDNIYHILKGKFLVSEDAMKNWKFIIFLSFLALIMIASSHSADKKVHRIAQLNNQVKELKSEYVDVRMKLAQARMESRVLAALKSRGLAPSETPPTKIQISSNGR, from the coding sequence ATGAAAGACAATATCTACCACATACTTAAGGGTAAATTCTTGGTGAGCGAGGACGCCATGAAGAACTGGAAATTCATCATTTTCCTTTCGTTCTTGGCTTTGATCATGATAGCGAGTTCTCACAGTGCAGACAAGAAAGTACATCGTATTGCTCAGCTCAATAACCAAGTAAAAGAACTCAAGAGTGAGTATGTCGACGTTCGTATGAAGCTGGCACAAGCCAGAATGGAGAGTCGTGTCTTGGCGGCCTTGAAGTCGCGTGGATTGGCTCCGTCAGAAACTCCTCCGACAAAAATTCAAATAAGTAGTAATGGCCGTTAA